In Verrucomicrobiota bacterium, one genomic interval encodes:
- a CDS encoding glycosyltransferase family 4 protein produces the protein MKILMASYAYYPHVGGIETVGGLLAEEFIRQGHELKVVTHVAETGGDRLPYEVLRRPNLAAFLRTVVWCEILFHNNISMRYVWPLALVARPWVIAHHGWISRSNGRVGVRDWWKRWLTRFATNVCISQALPDMLPVACTVIPNPYQASVFRVLPNVQRNQDLVFLGRLVSEKGAAILLQALATIARKRIRPSLSIIGDGPERPLLERLANELGLQKQVRFCGQVYGPKLAALLNQHRLLVVPSLLNEPFGLVAIEGIACGCVVAGSEGGGLKDAIGPCGMTFANGDVTALASVLQTLLQHTANTAKFLEAGELHLRKHRPDVVAAQYLEVFKAAIR, from the coding sequence ATGAAAATACTGATGGCATCCTATGCGTATTATCCCCATGTGGGCGGCATCGAAACGGTTGGGGGGTTGCTGGCGGAGGAGTTTATTCGGCAGGGCCACGAACTTAAAGTAGTAACCCATGTCGCTGAAACTGGCGGCGATCGCTTGCCCTATGAAGTGCTGCGCCGACCCAATCTGGCGGCGTTTTTGCGAACGGTTGTTTGGTGTGAAATCCTCTTTCATAATAATATCAGCATGCGATATGTCTGGCCGCTTGCTTTGGTCGCAAGACCGTGGGTGATCGCGCATCATGGGTGGATTTCCCGTTCCAATGGGCGCGTGGGAGTACGTGATTGGTGGAAGCGTTGGCTTACGCGATTTGCAACCAATGTCTGTATCAGCCAAGCGCTTCCTGATATGTTGCCGGTCGCTTGCACCGTTATTCCCAATCCATATCAGGCGAGTGTTTTCCGTGTGTTGCCGAATGTTCAGCGGAATCAGGACCTGGTGTTTTTGGGGCGCTTAGTCTCCGAAAAGGGGGCGGCAATATTGCTGCAGGCGTTGGCAACGATCGCACGGAAGCGAATACGTCCGTCCTTGAGCATTATTGGCGATGGCCCGGAACGCCCGCTGTTGGAGAGGTTGGCAAATGAATTGGGTTTGCAGAAGCAAGTGAGGTTTTGCGGACAGGTGTATGGTCCAAAACTGGCTGCGCTGTTAAACCAACATCGGCTCTTGGTGGTGCCTTCTTTATTGAATGAACCATTCGGGTTGGTGGCGATTGAGGGCATTGCTTGTGGGTGTGTGGTTGCGGGTTCGGAAGGGGGCGGCTTAAAAGATGCCATTGGGCCATGTGGCATGACGTTCGCCAATGGCGATGTCACGGCATTGGCCAGCGTGCTGCAAACGCTTTTACAGCACACGGCCAATACCGCTAAATTTCTTGAAGCGGGCGAATTGCACCTAAGAAAGCATCGGCCAGATGTGGTGGCCGCGCAATATCTTGAGGTGTTTAAAGCCGCGATACGGTAA